DNA from bacterium:
TTTCAGCCTTCCCCCTCTCACAGGCCAGATGGTGATGGAAATTGAATTCTCCGTTTTGTTCGGTATGCTCGATCGAATGTTGGGCGGCACCGGCAAAGTGACCTCGCGAACTGATCTTACCGAGATCGAACGCCCGTTGGTTTCTAATATCATCAACCGAATGTTCTCCTCGATGAAAAGCTCATGGGAAAGCGTTCTGAGTGTTAACCCAACCATCGAGAGTATTGAAACTAATACCCAGTTCGTCCAAATCGTCCCGCCAAACGATGTGGTCATTACGATTTTGTTCGAAGTCAGGCTCGGAGAACAGCGGGGCGCGATGAGCATGTGTATCCCTTACATGGTCCTTAAGCCCGTTACTCAAAAACTCGGCGCGCAAAGGTGGTTGTCCAATGTTCCTCGAAAGCCTTCCGCAGCGCACCGACAGCAAGTTTCCTGGCAAATCGGACGCACTGTAACCCCATGCTCAGTCCGGTTAGGACAATCGCGAATTAATATCCGAGAGTTCCTTGATTTGCGCGAAGGCGATGTGATTAAGCTCGACCAAGAGACGGATGAAGAGATCCTCATGCTGGTCGGCAATCAACCCAAATTCAAAGGCAAGCCGGCGCTTAAGGGGAAAAAGCTCGTTTTCAGCATTAGTAGATTGGTGGAGGATTAAGAAGACCTATGATAATAACTCCTGAGATGCTTTCAAAATTAGTCGATTTTCAAATGCAAGCGTGGCAGCGCGCTTCTGCAGTAATGTCTGAGAACGTCAGCATGATGGTGGAGGCAGCTCCTGCTGAGCCAGTTTCGGTTCACACAAGTGATTTGATGACGGAATTAACGTTCCCTGTGCTTGCCATTGAATTCACTCTGTCAAGCATGCCCGCACGCTCGCAAGTCTTAATCATCAACCATGAGGATGCAATCGCACTTGCCGGTGTCATCACAGGGGACCCTACGCCAGTTTTTAATGATATGATCGCCGAAACGTTGACCCCTTCATTAAAGGTCTTCACCGAGGAGTTCTATGCGGCGATTTCGGGCGCTACCGGCACTGATCACTCTGTTCAGAATCTTACCGTTAAGGCCGGAGCGTTTTCTTTCCCCACGAACTTCCTCGAAGCAACTGATGTTGTCCAATCTGTTGGCTCATGTAAAATTGGCGAGGAAGCAATACCGTTTTCTATCATGTGGCTTTTGGATTGCGAAAGCCTTGCATCTCTTCTTGGCATATTGAAAATTGAACCTGCGGAAGATCCTTTCCAACAAATTGATGGGCTAAATCTCGGCTCTAACACCACGGAATTATCGCTCCCACAATTTGAAGATAGCAAATCAACTGAAGAGACTGGGTTGGAATTGCTACTTGATATTCCTCTAGAGGTTACGGTTGAGCTAGGACGAGTAAGGATGTTGATTAAAGAAGTCGTTGACCTCGGCCCTGGTTCGATTGTCGAGCTTGATGCGGTTGTCGGTGACCCGGTCGACGTAATGGTTAATGGGCGGCTCGTTGCACGTGGTGAAGTAGTTGTCTTAGGCGACAACTTTGGAGTCCGCGTGTCTGAGATCATGAGCCCGACCGCGCGTCTGCAGCGAATCGGCGAGAGGGAATAATGGCCTTTCTATCAAACGCAGCAAAAAGGGACGGCCTGCTGCGGGCTTTGGGTTTAGTGTTTGTCCTGGCAATCTCATTAGCGACCTGGGCTCAAACACCAACCTCGACTCTCAGCCCAGCGCCAACTAAACCGGTGGTCACGACTCCTGCCCTTGCAACGCCAACACCGGTTACCCCATCGGCTAATACTTTGGGAACACGTGATGATCCAATTCCGACCAATACCCTGCCGGCGGTTGAGACTAAAAATGTTGTGCAGATGCTTTTCGCACTGGCAGTGGTTGCGCTGATAATTAAGTTTCTTTTGCCTCGATGGTTGCAGCGAATGGGCGGTTTGAAAGGCGCAAGTGGGTTCGGCGAAATCAAATTGATTGAATCGAAGCCTCTCAACAACGGAACGCTTCATCTTATCGAAGCTCGCGGCCGAACATTGCTTGTAGCAACAACTCAGGGCGGCGCTAATCTTATTGCCGATCTTACTGAGTTTGAAGAACAGCCTGCTCCTCAGACTGACAAGAGCTTTGAAACTGAACTCAGAAAAGCCAAGCCTAAAGCGCCGACACCCGACCCGGAAGACCCCCAGCCGACTCGTGATAACGTCGAGGAAACGCTCGAGCGCCTGAAGCGCTTATCGGGACAATAATTATGAGACCCATTCAGACTTTGGTGCGGCGATTTGCACCCCAAAAAACCTGGTTAAAATGCGGGCTAATTGTAGCAATAGTAATGCTTGCATCAGCAGTCTATTCACAAAATCTTGCGCTGCCTAGAGTGCAGATTGGCCTTGAATCGACTAAAAACCCAAAGGATGTTGCGGTCACTCTCCAAGTTTTGGCGATGCTGACCATCCTCTCAGTTGCGCCAGCCTTCCTCATCATGATGACCGGATTTACTCGAATTATTATCGTGCTGTCATTCCTTCGAAGCGCAATCGGCGCGCAAAGCATCCCACCAAACCAAATATTAATCGGTCTCAGCTTGTTTTTGACTTTCTTTGTAATGACCCCTGTCTTTGATCAAATTAATAATAACGCCATCCAGCCTTACATGGCGAATAAAATCACTTTCCAGCAAGCTACAACAAATGCTGAAATTCCTTTGCGCTCTTTCATGCTGCGCCAAACTTATGACCGTGACCTTGGCTTATTCTTGCGCTTACGCAATCAGCCAAGGCCCAAAACACCAGATGATTTATCCCTTTTGACCGTTGTGCCTGCGTTTGTTACCAGCGAATTGAAAACAGCATTTATTATTGGATTTTATATCTATGTTCCGTTCCTGGTAATCGACTTGGTTATAGCCAGTGTTTTGATGTCGATGGGAATGATGATGCTACCGCCAGTAATGATTTCACTGCCGGCCAAGATACTTGTATTTATTCTATCAAATGGTTGGTACGTGCTTATTGGCGCGATTGCGCAAGGTTTTAGATAGAAACGAGCTTAAGGAGGTGCTGTTTTGACTGCAACTGATGTTTTGGCGATTGGTAGACAAGCGATGATCGTCGCCTTGTCGGTTAGCATGCCGGTGCTGCTGTTCGGCCTAGTCGCAGGCGTTTTGATCAGCGTTTTCCAAGCTGTAACTCAAATCCAGGAAATGACGCTAAGCTTCGTGCCCAAGATTTTGGCCGTCATTTTATCGCTGATGCTTTTCGGCTCATGGATGATGGATCAAATGGTGACATTTACTCAAGATTCGTTTACTCATATTCCACCCATCACCTCAAGATAACTAAAAACCATGGCTATCGACACTGTCTTTTTCTATACATTCCTGCTCATTTTCGTCCGGTCCACATCGATGTTTGCGACTTCACCGATATTTAATGGATTGGGTGTTCCAGTACAGGTACGTATCGGTTTAGGCGGTGTATTAGGATTAGCCTTGGCCCCAGTGCTGCGAGCGCATGTGGGAGCTGTGCCAACTGAAATGTTAGCTTTCATCGGTGCGATCGCGCATGAGGCGCTTATCGGGATTTTATTGGGTTTTCTTGTAACGCTGCTTTTGAGTGCGGCAGAGATGGCAGGTCATTTTCTCGACATGCAGATCGGGTTTGGAATGATGCAATTGTTAAATCCACAGACCCAAACCACAACAACTCTGCTGGCAGGATTTAAGATGAATTTAGCAATCGTGCTATTTCTCATTCTCAATGGCCACCACATACTGTTGACAGCATTTGCCAAAAGCTACGAAATGGCGCCTGGAACAGGGATGATAGCTCTCCAGCATTTATGTGGCTCGATGTCGTTAATTTTGAGCCAAATTTTACTCTTAGCGGTTCAGATAGCCGCTCCGGTTGGGGCAACCCTTATCGTTGCAGATATTGCAATGGCAGCAATGTCCCGAGCAGTGCCGCAGATGCCAGTTTTCATCATCGGCGCTCCAGCGAAGATAATCGTAGGAATGATGTCCCTAGCCGTCGCCCTCCCCTCCATGGCCTGGGCCATCTCCTACGCTATCACTTTAAACGAACGTCAAATAGGAATGCTTTTCAAGACTTTAAGGTGATAGGGCAGTACGTTTTCTTCTAACCACCCTTCTCTGAAGGGAAGAGGAGTTAGATATAAGGTTAAGCAAGCCCCCCTCCCTTTAGGGAGGTGCCAAGGGTAGGAAATTCGGAATCTTAATACGAAATACGAAATAGGATCTCATGGCAAACGGCGAAGAAAAAACAGAACAGGCAACTCAAAAACGCAGGCAGGATGCGCGGAAGAAAGGGCAGGTTTGTAAATCAACCGAGCTTTCGTCTGCACTCGACTTCCTCGCCTTTGCAATATTGGTGCCAGCGATGAGCATGACCTTATCGAGCAGCTTCTGCCAAACGATGACTGAAGGGCTTCGGAACATCGCCGACACGAGCTTCACCCCAAACGATATCATTAGACATATCTATACTTCTGCCCTCCCAGCTATAAAAGGATGGTTACCACTCATAGGATTTACAGCGCTAGTAGGTGTCGCATCGAACTTGCTACAGGTCGGGTTTCTATTCTCATTACAACCCATTAAACCGGATTTATCCCGAATTGATCCGCTCAAAGGCTTTCAA
Protein-coding regions in this window:
- a CDS encoding FliM/FliN family flagellar motor switch protein encodes the protein LCTSTLSAYLRSTVQIELISLEQVPYDEYLRAIKSSAFTIFSLPPLTGQMVMEIEFSVLFGMLDRMLGGTGKVTSRTDLTEIERPLVSNIINRMFSSMKSSWESVLSVNPTIESIETNTQFVQIVPPNDVVITILFEVRLGEQRGAMSMCIPYMVLKPVTQKLGAQRWLSNVPRKPSAAHRQQVSWQIGRTVTPCSVRLGQSRINIREFLDLREGDVIKLDQETDEEILMLVGNQPKFKGKPALKGKKLVFSISRLVED
- the fliR gene encoding flagellar biosynthetic protein FliR gives rise to the protein MAIDTVFFYTFLLIFVRSTSMFATSPIFNGLGVPVQVRIGLGGVLGLALAPVLRAHVGAVPTEMLAFIGAIAHEALIGILLGFLVTLLLSAAEMAGHFLDMQIGFGMMQLLNPQTQTTTTLLAGFKMNLAIVLFLILNGHHILLTAFAKSYEMAPGTGMIALQHLCGSMSLILSQILLLAVQIAAPVGATLIVADIAMAAMSRAVPQMPVFIIGAPAKIIVGMMSLAVALPSMAWAISYAITLNERQIGMLFKTLR
- the fliQ gene encoding flagellar biosynthesis protein FliQ codes for the protein MTATDVLAIGRQAMIVALSVSMPVLLFGLVAGVLISVFQAVTQIQEMTLSFVPKILAVILSLMLFGSWMMDQMVTFTQDSFTHIPPITSR
- a CDS encoding flagellar biosynthetic protein FliO, whose protein sequence is MAFLSNAAKRDGLLRALGLVFVLAISLATWAQTPTSTLSPAPTKPVVTTPALATPTPVTPSANTLGTRDDPIPTNTLPAVETKNVVQMLFALAVVALIIKFLLPRWLQRMGGLKGASGFGEIKLIESKPLNNGTLHLIEARGRTLLVATTQGGANLIADLTEFEEQPAPQTDKSFETELRKAKPKAPTPDPEDPQPTRDNVEETLERLKRLSGQ
- the fliP gene encoding flagellar type III secretion system pore protein FliP (The bacterial flagellar biogenesis protein FliP forms a type III secretion system (T3SS)-type pore required for flagellar assembly.) translates to MRPIQTLVRRFAPQKTWLKCGLIVAIVMLASAVYSQNLALPRVQIGLESTKNPKDVAVTLQVLAMLTILSVAPAFLIMMTGFTRIIIVLSFLRSAIGAQSIPPNQILIGLSLFLTFFVMTPVFDQINNNAIQPYMANKITFQQATTNAEIPLRSFMLRQTYDRDLGLFLRLRNQPRPKTPDDLSLLTVVPAFVTSELKTAFIIGFYIYVPFLVIDLVIASVLMSMGMMMLPPVMISLPAKILVFILSNGWYVLIGAIAQGFR
- the fliN gene encoding flagellar motor switch protein FliN, which codes for MIITPEMLSKLVDFQMQAWQRASAVMSENVSMMVEAAPAEPVSVHTSDLMTELTFPVLAIEFTLSSMPARSQVLIINHEDAIALAGVITGDPTPVFNDMIAETLTPSLKVFTEEFYAAISGATGTDHSVQNLTVKAGAFSFPTNFLEATDVVQSVGSCKIGEEAIPFSIMWLLDCESLASLLGILKIEPAEDPFQQIDGLNLGSNTTELSLPQFEDSKSTEETGLELLLDIPLEVTVELGRVRMLIKEVVDLGPGSIVELDAVVGDPVDVMVNGRLVARGEVVVLGDNFGVRVSEIMSPTARLQRIGERE